The sequence ATTTTTGATTCCATATCAGATAAGAGATAATTCCAATCAATCCGAGGTGAGGCTTTTCCCGGAAATTCCGCATACGTTGCTTCCCTGCCGGCAACAAGCACGGACTCTTCCAGGTAATCCGGGATGTGGACCTTGAAGCCGAACCGCTTCACGATCAACTCAGCCAAAATCTGCTGGGCTTCATATTCACCATGAATCAGGAAGATCTGCATTTCCTGATTTCCGAAATGACCAATCCAGTCTAGAAGCTGACTTTGACCTGCGTGGGAGGAGAACCTATTGATCGTGAATATTTTTGCTTTTACAGCAATATCTTCATTGAAGATTTTTACCTTCTCGGCACCATCAACGATCCTTCTGCCCGTCGTACCTTGGGCTTGAAATCCGGCAAAGACAATACTGGCCCCGGGCCGCCAAAGGTTGTGGCGCAGGTGATGCTTGATACGGCCGGCATTGGCCATACCACTGGCGGAAATAACAACGGCCGGCCCCATTAAATTAATGGCCATGGATTCCTGTGTTGAAAGCGTGCATCGCATCTGGGGCAGCTTCAGGGGGTTTTCTCCTTTCTGAATCCTGTCATGGGTTTCTTCATCAAAATATCCCTGCCAGCGCTGGAATACCTCGGTTGCCCGAATTGCCAAAGGGCTGTCGATAATGACCGGTAAATCGGGAGGAAGCCGACCATCCATGGAAAGGAGGTGAAGCGAATAAATCATCTCTTGGGTTCTTTGAACGGCAAAAGACGGAATAATCACTTTTTCACCCTGTTCATAGCTGTAAGCAATGGCTTCAGCTAACTCATCCAGGCTCTCTTTATCGCTTTTATGATCACGGTTCCCATACGTCGATTCAACAAGAAGAAAGTCCGCCTCTGTTATAACCGAAGGATCATTCACCAACAGTTGATCCGGGCGTCCCACGTCACCGGAAAAGACAAGTTTCGAGGTTTTTCCCTGATCATTCACCCATAATTCAATATGGGCAGCCCCAAGGATATGTCCGGCATCCAGTAAATTGACCTTGATATCCGAACAGGGCTCAAAAACTTCATTGTAGCCAACGGTCTTAATCAGTGGATAGGTTTTTTCCGCATCGGCTTGTGTGTAGAGGGGTTCTATTCTTTCGTCTCCATGACGAAGCCGTCTTTTCGTTTTCCAAAACGCTTCCATCTCCTGGATATGAGCGCTGTCCAGAAGCATTATTTTCAGAAGGTCTTTGGTCGGTGGCGTTGTGTAAATTGGACCGCGGAAACCTTTCTGAACCAGCCGAGGCAGCAATCCCGAATGGTCGATATGGGCATGGGTGATAACTATGAACTCGATATGCTCGGGATCATAGATACCCATATCCCAGTTTCTTTTCTCGATTTCCTCATTTCCCTGATACATACCGCAGTCTATGGCAAACCGATGTCCCGCAACCTCCAGAATATAACAGGACCCCGTGACTGTTCTTGCAGCACCCGCAAACTTGATCTTCATTAATACTGCCCCCGTCCTATGAGAATAGCAGAACTTTGTGAACCTGCTTACTGCATCTATGGAAAAAATGCAATGACAAGCCATCCCTCCAATACGGGATCAATCACAGATTGGGTTTTCCATGATCCATCACGGATAAAGAAGGACTATGCGTGACCCATTATTTCCTTGACAATATGGCCTCCATATTCAATATTTTACGGGACCTTTTCGTTAGATCATCTCAGACATGAGCAGGTTTCGCGAAAAGCGGTATTGCAGGATCCATCATTGGAGTGGGTATCAAATCGCGACTGAGCCTCATCCGATAGAAAAACGCTTCTAAATGGGGGTTGTAGCAACCGTCTGCAAAAAAAGCACATAAGGCTTGGTCTTTAATTTGATGGCCAAACTAATTTGAGAAAAAAGAGAACCGGACATGATAGCAAACACAGATCGGGTATCGATTGTCGCAGCCGTTATTCTGGGTATCTTTTTATTTGCTGGTCTTGCGACAGGAGGATATTTTATCGGCAAGGGGACCGCACGCTTCAAATCGGAATCCCGTACTGTCACCGTCAAGGGCCTAATAGAAAAAGAGGTCAAGGCAGACAAGGCCGTCTGGGTGCTTACGTTTCGCCGGGCTGGTGA is a genomic window of Deltaproteobacteria bacterium containing:
- a CDS encoding MBL fold metallo-hydrolase, translated to MKIKFAGAARTVTGSCYILEVAGHRFAIDCGMYQGNEEIEKRNWDMGIYDPEHIEFIVITHAHIDHSGLLPRLVQKGFRGPIYTTPPTKDLLKIMLLDSAHIQEMEAFWKTKRRLRHGDERIEPLYTQADAEKTYPLIKTVGYNEVFEPCSDIKVNLLDAGHILGAAHIELWVNDQGKTSKLVFSGDVGRPDQLLVNDPSVITEADFLLVESTYGNRDHKSDKESLDELAEAIAYSYEQGEKVIIPSFAVQRTQEMIYSLHLLSMDGRLPPDLPVIIDSPLAIRATEVFQRWQGYFDEETHDRIQKGENPLKLPQMRCTLSTQESMAINLMGPAVVISASGMANAGRIKHHLRHNLWRPGASIVFAGFQAQGTTGRRIVDGAEKVKIFNEDIAVKAKIFTINRFSSHAGQSQLLDWIGHFGNQEMQIFLIHGEYEAQQILAELIVKRFGFKVHIPDYLEESVLVAGREATYAEFPGKASPRIDWNYLLSDMESKMATLRDRTKQIESKPWVDQTDLRDHLVEVNSHLLEILSQT